The nucleotide window ACCGCCTCGGAAGAATCGGTGTCGAGCCTGTTCGACTAAGATGTAGCTTGTAGGGTGGGCAAAGCGCAGCATGCCCACCATTTGATAGCGCTGGGATAGATGGTGGGCACGGCGCAAGAGCGCCTTTGCCCACCCTACCGCTCCCTCATTCAAATCCCGGTCGCGGCACCAGATTCATCAGCATATTGGCGTAGCCGCCATCGACCATGATCTCCTCGCCGTTGACATAGGACGCGCGGTCGCTGGCGAGAAACAGGATCGCGTCGGCCATGTCCTGCGGCATGCCGACCCGCCGCAACGGTACGACTGCGGCGCGGCGTTCGGTGACGCCGGGCGTATCGTAGAACGCCTGACTCATCGGCGTGATCACCATGCCGGGGCTGACGACATTGCTGCGGATGCCGTGCGGCCCCCATTCATTGGCGAGCTGCCGCGACAGCATGATCACGCCGGCCTTGCTGACGCTGTAGGCGCCGCTCTGCCCCTGCGCGTTGCTGCCGGCGATCGAGGCGACGTGAACCAGGCTGCCGCGGCCGAGCGAACGCATCTGCCGGCCGAACACCTGCGCGCAGAGGAAGTAGCCGGTCAGGTTGACGGACAAAACGGCGTTCCATTCGGCAAGCAACAAGGTGTCGAGCGCCCCGGGACGCAGCACGGCCGCGGTGTTGACCAGCACTTCGTACTGCCCCAGCGATTTCTCGATCTTCGCGGCCGCGGCGGTGACGCTCTCGACGTCAGTCGTATCGCAGCGCGCGATGACATGCTGAGCGCCGAGCTTGCCGAGCTAGGCGTTCGTTATCTCAAGGCCACGTTCATCGAGATCGATCGCGGCCACGCGAGCGCCGGCCTGGGCAAAACTGAGGGCAACGGCGCGGCCGATTCCGCCTCCCCCGCCCGTCACCACGCAGACGCGGCCTGACAGGCCGAGCCAATCGGAAGATTCTCTTTCGGCTGTGACCATCGATGACTCCAATCCTGCATCCATTCGTCATTGCGAGGAGGTAGCGACGAAGCAATCCATTCTTCTTTTCGTGACGAGATGGATTGCTTCGCTTCGCTCGCAATGACGGGACTTGCTACCCCACGATCCCCGCCGCCACCTGGCCGCGCAGCCGCTCCAGGCTGTGCAGCGTGTTGGCGCAGGCTTCGGCTACCTCGATGCCCTTGATGACAAAATGCTTGCGGAAGAATTCGTGGTGCACGGCGCTGTCGTGGAATTGCTGTGGCGTCAGCACCGCGGAGAATACCGGCACCTCGGTCCTGAGCTGCACGTCCATCAGCGCCTTGATCACGGTGTCGGCGACGAATTCGTGGCGATAGATGCCGCCGTCGACCACGAGCCCTGCCGCCACGATTGCGGTGTAGCGCCGCGTCTTGGCGAGCAGTTGCGCGTGCAACGGAATCTCGAACGAGCCCGGCACCTCGAACAGATCGACCTGCGCGCGCGTGATATGGCGCGCCTCGATCTCTTCGAGGAAGGCAATGCGGCATTCCTCGACCACGTCGCGGTGCCACGACGACTGCACGAAGGCGATGCGCTGCGGCTTGACGAAACGCGGATGCACCGGCGCCGGCGGACGCTCGGGCACGTCAGGAACGTGATGGGCTTCGGCTGCTTGGGATTGGACTTCAGGCTCTTGCAACATCTGATTCATGGCTTTCCTCTTTCAGGACCAGAATCAGGGCATACGGAACGACGCCAGCCCACGCGCAAAGGTGCGAGGCCGCCGCAAACCGTTCTCTTTCATCCGGACTGTAACCGTCGGCTTCGGAATCGCACCGAATCTGCTGACCCTCCTGCTCAAGCGAGAAGAAGGCGCTCGCGGGCTTGGGCTACGTCACCCTTACCGCCGGTGGGGATTTTCACCCCGCCCTGAGAACATCGGCCGCCCGGAATGGACGACCTGCCTTCAGGATATGACCAACTTTGGGGCGGCAGCAAGCGTCTTTGGCATGGGGAAACGGCATGTCCCCATGCCGCCGAAACAGGGGTGCAGCACGCCAGCGAACAGGCGTTAACGCGCGATTTGCGAACGGTCTGGGAGGTAGCGATGCAGGGGCGAAACATTCACGAATCCTTAAAGCCGGCGTCCTAGAGGTGTCTATCGTGCCCAACTCCAGATCGCCCGGCCGAACGCACATGGAACAAGCGTGACACACGCCGCTGACGTTACCGGCACGGATGCAGCAAGGCCCGCGGACCGGGCCTGGCGAACGCCGATCCTTCAAACCAACATCCTGGTGCCGATGGCCATCGCGCTCGGCTCATTGCTGGCCGGCGCTATCTACACCTGGTTTGCCGGCGAGGACGTCAACTGGGATTGGCGGAATTACCACGAGTACAACGTCTGGGCCGTCATCAACGGCCGCTACGGCATCGATGCCTTGCCCGCCGGCTTTCAGACCTATTTCAATCCAACCGTCTATTTCCCGGTCTACTATCTGCGTCACCTGCTGCCGCTGCCCTACGGCCTGATGATCATCGGCGCGGTGCACGGCCTCAATCTGCTGCTGATCTATTTTCTCGTCCGCGTCCTGCTGCGGGAAGCGGCGACGGCAAGCGCGATCGGGGCAGCGGTCCTGATTGCCGCCGTCGGGCCGATGACGCTTTCTGAAGTGGGCACGAGCTTCTCCGACATTCTCACCGCACTTCCGATTGTTGCAGGCTGCATCCTGATTCTGTCGTCCAATGGATCGCATCACGGGCGCTACGTCCTCGCCGGGCTGTTGATCGGCGCGGCCGTCGGGCTGAAGTTGACCAACGTCGTCTATGCGCTCGGCGCGGCTGCCGCCGTGCTGGTTGCGGCCCGGCCGCTGCTGGCAACGCTCTGTCTCGGAGTTGGCGGACTGATCGGCGCGTTGGCGACCGGCGGCGCGTGGGGGCTGATGCTCTGGCGCGAGATGGGTAATCCGATTTTCCCGCTCTTCAATGCCGTGTTCCAGTCCAAAGAACTGATCCCGATGAACATCATGGACTGGCAGTTCATGCCGCGAGGCATTCTGGATGCGCTGGCTTATCCGTTCTACTGGTTGGTCGGCGACAACAGGAGCTCTGAACATCCGTTTCGTGACGCGCGCTTTGCGGTCGCGATGCTGCTTCTTGTATTCGGCATCTGCAGGTC belongs to Bradyrhizobium icense and includes:
- a CDS encoding 6,7-dimethyl-8-ribityllumazine synthase, whose translation is MNQMLQEPEVQSQAAEAHHVPDVPERPPAPVHPRFVKPQRIAFVQSSWHRDVVEECRIAFLEEIEARHITRAQVDLFEVPGSFEIPLHAQLLAKTRRYTAIVAAGLVVDGGIYRHEFVADTVIKALMDVQLRTEVPVFSAVLTPQQFHDSAVHHEFFRKHFVIKGIEVAEACANTLHSLERLRGQVAAGIVG
- a CDS encoding glycosyltransferase family 87 protein — encoded protein: MTHAADVTGTDAARPADRAWRTPILQTNILVPMAIALGSLLAGAIYTWFAGEDVNWDWRNYHEYNVWAVINGRYGIDALPAGFQTYFNPTVYFPVYYLRHLLPLPYGLMIIGAVHGLNLLLIYFLVRVLLREAATASAIGAAVLIAAVGPMTLSEVGTSFSDILTALPIVAGCILILSSNGSHHGRYVLAGLLIGAAVGLKLTNVVYALGAAAAVLVAARPLLATLCLGVGGLIGALATGGAWGLMLWREMGNPIFPLFNAVFQSKELIPMNIMDWQFMPRGILDALAYPFYWLVGDNRSSEHPFRDARFAVAMLLLVFGICRSLATRVTIFTQRDIQFLLFFIVSYATWLAVFSIQRYAIVLELLCAPLIVLMISRALAGPPGAVTEGTSSLRVNSVIVTTALLIALWSQPGDWFRRPWSNPFNPAIPQQLRQPADYFVLDKPIAYIAPLLPPQSRFYQIADIALPIMPDGRFDRRIRAGLQSPLPGGTWELHMRGKPIREQLLERFGLRVDPSRPCVEIEGAQLGTAIEACPLAARE